TCAGAAACCTCCTCCGCCTTCAAGAATTGGAAAAAGTTGATCTAAGAGCGCCAGAAAACACCGGTGCCACCGCCGTTGATGTTGAATGTGTTTGGTTTGGGTTCCAAGGACGACAAGAGAATGCCATAACCAAAATCAACTAAGGCAACATGAAAAGCAAAACAAACGGAAAAAGGGAAAACACCTCTCCTGCACCAGAGCACGGCGGCAAGCCGCTGGCGCCGGTCAGGAGAGAAAGGAAAGTTGTGGTGTGTCGGTTCAGTTGagagaaaacccagaaagagttttttttaatcataaaaaCTGTTGAAGCGTTCATTCAAGTTTTGAACCACCATTGTGTATGTACTTTAAGAAGCGAACTTCATCGCTAATACTTTTGGCTAACTTGCATACAAAATTGATCTCATTATGCGGCTTACGGCttctatttttaatattaaaatattCACAATCAGTTGCTTAAGATGGTGGTCTTTATAATTTAGTCATTTTATcgataaaataaatttatgtaGACATTATAACCACTTtaataaaaagaaattgaaaacatgagaaaaaaaacCTCCTATGCTAATGAAAATGTCCAAATGAGATGGAGAAAACTTGCCATTAGTATTGAGCTTTGGTCAGGATTCAGTACGTAGTTTTGGCCATTGACAAACAGTCTTACATCTTTAAACAGCAaacaaatagaagaaaatatgaaacctTTATTTCTCCTCCTTCAATTCAGTGAGGTGGGCACTTGGGTAATTTTGTATAATCTGTCTCTACTCTCCCAGAAAAGAAAGCCTCCTGTCTCTTCAGTCTTCCCCAAGCTCCTCCTTATAACCCCACCAAGCTCTACCCCCTAGGGAAGAATCTCTTCTTTCACCCCCATCTCTCTCCTTCAAGggttttcatatttttctggCTTTTGCCAACTTCCCAACCTCTGAAGCAAAAGCCTCTCCTTTTCATTTAGCACAAAGCTTTCctgcttcttcttcatatAAACCCAAGACCCAACCTTTTCCCTCTAGAATCACTagtgcttctttttttttgaatgatGGGTTTGAGCTTTTGAGGCTTTGAGCTCCTTCAGTCTCTCTCAGAGTTTCCTCATTACAGTGACTCACCACAAAGCAAGTCCCTTTAATCCACTTTAGAATTTAATCACACACAGCATTGGAACTAAAAATTAAGTACGCATAGAAATATGGTGGGGGGTAAACGGTATGGTGCTTCTTCGGATATGAGTGCTGTTTTTCAAAACGAAAGGCCTCCTTGCTCTTCTGAAGTTCTTGAGTCTCTTTGGATTCccacttcatcttcatcttttcaTGGTAAATGCTTAGAACTCCTTTGCAttacaccctttgtgggttctttGGCCTATTAGCTCCTCTGTTCTATTTGTGGtgtttctgtttgttttgGGCATTGCTACCATCATTTCGGGTTGTCCATTTTCATGAGCAGTTTGAGTTTCTCTGGTTGACTTTTGGTTATGTTGCTTCTAGGTTGATAGATACTAAAGCTTCAAACTTTCTGTTGTGTAGTCTCCAGATTTCTTAGTTGTTGCCATGTTGCATTGTTGTAGCCTATGGGTTAAATTTTGATTCTGTTCAGCAAAATCTTTATAGTTTTGAAGAAAAGTTTGGATCTTAACATAGTTTGACTATATGCTGTTGCcaattttgttttcatattCTTATCTAACATGATAAGATTGAAAGATTGAAGCTTGTTCGCATAAGCTCTTTGATCTACTCCACTCTGTTCTGTATAGGCCTCCCTTTTGTtcttaaattaattttcttgCTACTCATTCTGGATTAGTACTAATGCCGCTGGCTGTAAATTTCAGTTCTTTTTAAACACATCAAATACCCTGAAGTCAAGTTTTCACTAGTGAGTTTCTAAAGTATGTGTTCTTTGTGTTTGGTTATGCAGGTTCAAATTCAATGGTCAATTTCGAAAGTGTTAGTGGTGGAGACATCGACAAGTCACTCTTCCACCCTATtgataaagaagaaaatgggGATGAGGATTATGAAGGTAGCCAGCTGCATCATCCCGGAAAGAAGAGACGCCTCACAGTGGATCAAGTTCAGTTTCTAGAGAAGACCTTTGAGGTAGAAAACAAACTCGAACCAGATAGGAAAGTCCAACTTGCCAAAGACCTTTGCTTGGAGCCTCGCCAAGTTgcaatttggtttcaaaacAGGCGGGCTCGGTTTAAGACCAAGCAGCTCGAAAAGGACTATGACTCTTTGAGAGCTAGCCTTGACAAGCTCAAGGCTGATCATGAGAATCTAAAGAAGCAGAATGGAAATTTGAAGAATGAGGTAAATTAGCAGTATTATACACTGATAATTGAATTCTATTGTgatatttttggtttttaatCGTAATTTGCCTACGTGAACAGATTGATTCCCTCAAGGACAAGTTGCTTTTGAGAGAGAACGAAACTGGGAATTTGGAGTCAAATGATGATGGAATCAATTCGACAAAAATGGATATCCAAGTTGGATTTCCAAACAATGCTGCTGATGTTTATGTGCCGGTTATGGTATGCAAGCAAGAAGATGCAAGTTCTGCCAAAAGTGATGTGTTTGACTCGGATAGCCCACGTTGCAATGAAAACCATTCATTGTTGTTAGAACCTACTACAACTGCTGATTCCTCTCATGGTTTTGAACCTGCTGATTACTCAGATTTCTCACAGGACAATGAAGATGACAACAACCTCACCAAAAGCCTTTTGCATTTACCCTCACCTTGCTTGTTAAAACTGGAAGACATCTGCTACGATGATCCCCCTGCAATTTCTagtaatttcgaattcatccgAGTGGAAGACCAGCATCACTTTGGTTTTTGGCCTTACTGAGAAGTTGTATTCCACATCAAAATCCTCTGCATTTCTGGTAGTTTGTATTCCCGCTGGAAAATCAGCACTGCTCTTTTGATCAAGGCCTCCCTGGGAATCACATTTTAGATTGAACTTGTGTCATTGTCCATCATGCAATGTCAAGGTCTCGGTTGTAATTACGATCAACTAGCAATAAACCAAAATTATTATGCCAATGATTATGTTTCATCTGCTTGTAAGTCTTTTAAGATGCAACGTAGTTTTGTCCAGAAGCacgtttttaactttttagAATACAAAACTTTTGTTGTAAGGGTAAGATTTTGAGTGTACTTGACTGGATAACATATCGTGATGATGCATATTTAGGAGTCCGGATCACGCTGAATTTGATAACCTAATTTTATAATTGATCCTGCTGATCTTGTCATATATGACATATACTAATGCATGGATTTGTTATGTTATTGGGGGTTTCTTGAAACAATAGAATTATGTGATCGAATATCTACATGTTGCTCAACAGAGAACACAACAGAGTACACTCTAAATAGACTGGAGATTATGATCATCATTTTGTAATATCTATTATATTGTGTTAATTCTTTAAAATCTGCATGAAGTTACGTCCAAGACAAGTAGTGTATTATAAAACTGAGTTTGAATCAAAAACAGTGAAAACCACCATATGAAAAAGATggtggcaaaaaaaaaaagtcaaatatTTTTGCCAAGTGACAAATACTTGTTTGATCAGCAATGACTTTTGGCACCAGAATCCCAATCTGAGGATGCTGACATCTTCAGGGTTTAAGTATTCAGTAATTTTCCAAAGCtcagttttttgttttcttcctaACGATTGCgtctgaagaagaaaatgcaGAAAAATATTGCTGATGAAAGTTTTGGATTGCCCAAAGAAACTGTGGCCTCGAAAATGTAAAACACTGTTTAGGGTATGGTCTCTGCTAttgttaattaatttaatgagAATATACATTACATCATGCATGGTCCATGCCTCTATATAAAAATGCAGCAGCTGAAGCTTACTGGTTTGTCACGCTTCACGTGAAGATGAGCAAACTTTGCTTGCTGTGAAAATCTTCTCTACTTTTTCGGGGTGAGAGCAAGAAACTGTGGCATTTTTGACCTCCGCATTGAGATCGAGTTTAATTTTATTGCCAGAGTGAAAAAGACTGATATTTTTCTACCCTGGGGAAATTTTCACTGTGCACACTGCTCTTGATTGttcttttttgtcttttttttttttgagaaatgtTCTTTTGTCTATTGAGAAGAGGCTACTGTGTGTCTGTGATCTGATTCTTGGTGGGAAGCAAATACCAATCTGAGTCTAATATCCCAAAATAAACAACagtgttttctttttcatgcTTGTCACAAATGATTAATCGTATTGTAATTTTATCCCAAAAGTTCTTCATGCTTGGAGTTTTGATTATCCGGGCTATGTTGGTActattaaatttttattttaaatgacAGTTAAAAATCATTATATTACTAATACGTCAGAATACCGATATTTTGAGCATATAAGATGTTACAATTTTATTCAATCGTAATGTCTCTGTGCATCTAGCGAGTTCCACGGACGACTTAAGCTTTCGGAGGGGAGGATAATAGGGTCATCACACCATAACAAACAGTCAAACACAATGGAATGAGGGATAGTGTGTGCCATGTGGGATTTGTAAGACCCGACTTTGAATCAAGGACAAGAGAAAGAGGATTTCTGTAAAGAAATGTACAAAGGAGAAGTGGACGTATTTTGTTGCCATTGCCATTTTCCATTGGCCTTCACAACTT
This is a stretch of genomic DNA from Argentina anserina chromosome 4, drPotAnse1.1, whole genome shotgun sequence. It encodes these proteins:
- the LOC126790686 gene encoding homeobox-leucine zipper protein HAT5-like gives rise to the protein MVGGKRYGASSDMSAVFQNERPPCSSEVLESLWIPTSSSSFHGSNSMVNFESVSGGDIDKSLFHPIDKEENGDEDYEGSQLHHPGKKRRLTVDQVQFLEKTFEVENKLEPDRKVQLAKDLCLEPRQVAIWFQNRRARFKTKQLEKDYDSLRASLDKLKADHENLKKQNGNLKNEIDSLKDKLLLRENETGNLESNDDGINSTKMDIQVGFPNNAADVYVPVMVCKQEDASSAKSDVFDSDSPRCNENHSLLLEPTTTADSSHGFEPADYSDFSQDNEDDNNLTKSLLHLPSPCLLKLEDICYDDPPAISSNFEFIRVEDQHHFGFWPY